Proteins co-encoded in one Ruegeria sp. HKCCD4315 genomic window:
- a CDS encoding alcohol dehydrogenase family protein — protein MSLPETMKAMVTMGHGGLEQMVLHGNWPRPEPQIGEVLIKVAACGLNNTDVNTRSGWYSKTVTDATTGGAFEEVGEDDPTWGGNPITFPRIQGADICGHIVAVGEGVDPRRIGERVITDGWLRDPNDPENMDKTGYYGSERDGGFAEYATTLAVNAVPITSDLSDAELATFSCSYSTAEGMLTRANVTGRDTVLVPGASGGVGGALVQLAKRRGARVIAMASEAKHADVARLGPDVILPRGPKDLRDALGDEKITVVADVVGGSYWPNLIDILERGGRYTCSGAIAGPMVEFDLRTFYLRDLTFTGSTVIDPQVMRNLVDYIEAGEIKPALAATYPLEELREAQAAFIAKQHTGNIVVIP, from the coding sequence ATGAGCTTGCCTGAAACAATGAAAGCTATGGTGACAATGGGCCACGGTGGCCTGGAACAGATGGTTCTACATGGCAACTGGCCGCGCCCCGAACCACAGATTGGGGAAGTGTTGATTAAGGTCGCGGCCTGTGGGCTGAACAATACCGACGTCAACACGCGCTCAGGCTGGTATTCAAAGACCGTGACCGACGCAACGACCGGTGGTGCGTTTGAAGAGGTTGGAGAAGACGACCCTACCTGGGGCGGGAATCCGATCACCTTCCCACGGATTCAGGGGGCTGACATTTGTGGACACATCGTGGCTGTGGGTGAAGGTGTCGACCCCCGGCGCATAGGTGAGCGTGTCATAACCGATGGCTGGCTACGCGATCCAAACGATCCCGAAAATATGGATAAGACCGGCTATTATGGGTCAGAACGAGATGGCGGGTTCGCGGAATACGCGACGACGCTTGCGGTCAATGCCGTGCCGATCACGTCAGACCTGTCGGACGCTGAACTGGCCACTTTTTCATGTTCCTATTCCACGGCCGAAGGCATGCTGACCCGCGCCAACGTAACGGGCCGGGACACGGTTCTTGTGCCCGGAGCATCGGGCGGCGTTGGCGGTGCCCTTGTCCAGTTGGCAAAACGGCGTGGCGCGCGTGTCATCGCGATGGCATCCGAGGCTAAACACGCAGATGTTGCCAGGCTTGGCCCAGATGTCATTTTACCGCGCGGGCCAAAGGATCTGCGTGATGCATTGGGTGACGAAAAGATTACAGTGGTCGCGGATGTGGTTGGTGGGTCGTACTGGCCGAACCTGATCGACATTCTGGAACGCGGCGGTCGCTATACCTGTTCTGGCGCGATCGCCGGACCAATGGTCGAGTTTGATCTGCGCACTTTCTATCTGCGGGATCTAACTTTTACGGGCTCGACCGTGATTGACCCACAGGTGATGCGAAACCTTGTCGACTACATTGAAGCAGGGGAAATCAAGCCCGCCTTGGCCGCCACATATCCTTTGGAGGAATTGCGTGAGGCGCAAGCCGCGTTCATTGCCAAACAGCACACCGGAAATATCGTGGTGATACCATGA
- a CDS encoding dimethylsulfonioproprionate lyase family protein, with protein sequence MTLDDVLEAARQLHQAHPELSAFGAWPSDLSAAVTEPVHVPAADLVQGFGLRGSELTQPLIDAVKATTHLAHWKQTYTEEEVGADFLNRYGYYELFGPTGHFHSAQLRGYIGYWGAGLNYDWHSHQAEEIYLTLAGGALFKVEGDETFVGPNQTRLHSSRQSHAMITTDQPILTFVLWRGDGMGDLPRMDAK encoded by the coding sequence ATGACGCTTGACGACGTTTTGGAGGCGGCGCGGCAGCTACATCAGGCACACCCTGAGCTGTCCGCCTTTGGCGCTTGGCCATCTGATCTGTCGGCCGCAGTGACAGAACCAGTTCACGTCCCAGCCGCAGATCTGGTGCAGGGTTTCGGTCTGCGGGGGAGTGAACTGACGCAACCGCTCATCGACGCCGTCAAGGCAACCACCCATCTGGCCCATTGGAAACAGACCTACACCGAGGAAGAGGTCGGGGCGGATTTTCTCAACCGTTACGGCTATTATGAGCTGTTTGGTCCGACCGGACATTTCCACTCGGCGCAATTGCGCGGCTACATCGGGTATTGGGGGGCTGGCCTGAACTATGACTGGCACAGCCATCAGGCAGAAGAAATCTATTTGACGCTGGCGGGTGGTGCCCTGTTCAAGGTCGAAGGGGATGAGACTTTTGTTGGCCCCAACCAGACACGGCTGCATTCCAGTCGGCAAAGCCATGCCATGATCACAACCGATCAACCGATCCTGACCTTTGTGCTGTGGCGTGGTGACGGGATGGGCGACTTACCAAGAATGGACGCCAAATGA
- a CDS encoding mandelate racemase/muconate lactonizing enzyme family protein, whose translation MKITRIRVFQTGLPYVGGAYVWGAGNAIETAIASVVVIDTDAGLQGCGEFSPCGENYMIAHSEGVPALARLIGPKLLGEDPRQVARIEQLMDHLVQGHGYAKAPFDAACWDILGKASDQPVWMLLGGKLTDGAPMYRVAPQKAVDETVAEMNVYRDQGYRQFQVKVGGDWATDIDRIRTTVPLLQSGEKAMADANQGWRVDNAIRVARATRDLDFILEQPCRTYEECQQVRRVAEQPMKLDECVTGIHMAQRIVADRGAEICCLKISNLGGISKARRVRDYLVDNRIPVVSEDTWGGEITTSVVAHFAASTPPEYLQNTTDLMNYNTRSTGIGGPTAKDGKLFASDTPGLGVAPDFESLGTPVAEYTL comes from the coding sequence ATGAAAATCACACGAATTCGGGTTTTTCAAACCGGGTTGCCGTACGTCGGTGGTGCCTATGTTTGGGGGGCAGGGAACGCTATCGAAACGGCCATTGCATCGGTTGTGGTCATCGATACTGACGCGGGCTTGCAAGGGTGTGGCGAGTTCTCTCCTTGCGGGGAAAACTACATGATCGCCCATTCCGAAGGCGTCCCGGCATTGGCGCGGCTTATTGGGCCGAAGCTGCTGGGTGAGGACCCCCGACAGGTGGCGCGGATCGAACAGTTGATGGATCATCTTGTGCAAGGCCACGGCTATGCCAAAGCCCCATTCGATGCGGCGTGCTGGGATATTCTGGGTAAGGCGTCTGATCAGCCGGTCTGGATGCTGCTGGGCGGCAAGCTGACGGACGGTGCGCCGATGTACCGGGTCGCGCCGCAAAAGGCGGTGGATGAGACTGTGGCAGAAATGAATGTCTATCGCGATCAGGGATACCGCCAGTTTCAGGTCAAGGTCGGAGGCGACTGGGCTACCGATATTGATCGGATCCGCACTACGGTCCCTCTGTTGCAATCGGGTGAGAAGGCGATGGCCGATGCCAATCAAGGATGGCGCGTTGACAATGCGATCCGAGTGGCGCGGGCGACACGCGATCTGGATTTCATCCTCGAACAACCCTGCCGCACCTACGAGGAATGCCAACAGGTGCGCCGCGTGGCCGAGCAACCGATGAAACTGGATGAATGTGTAACAGGCATCCACATGGCGCAGCGGATCGTTGCGGATCGTGGGGCCGAGATCTGCTGTCTGAAGATTTCGAACCTCGGTGGCATCAGCAAAGCGCGGCGCGTGCGGGACTATCTGGTCGACAACCGTATCCCGGTGGTCAGCGAAGATACCTGGGGCGGCGAGATCACGACGTCAGTGGTAGCGCATTTTGCGGCCTCGACACCACCTGAATACCTGCAGAACACAACGGATCTGATGAACTACAACACCAGATCAACCGGCATCGGCGGACCAACGGCTAAGGATGGCAAGCTCTTTGCATCGGACACGCCCGGACTGGGCGTTGCCCCTGATTTTGAAAGCCTCGGCACGCCTGTAGCGGAGTACACACTATGA
- a CDS encoding mandelate racemase/muconate lactonizing enzyme family protein has protein sequence MKIKSITVYQVDLPLEHPYWLSGGRLKFETLDATIVKIETDAGLVGWGEGTPWGHTYVPAHGPGIRAGIQTMAPFILGLDPRKVLDVERAMDLALPGHLYAKSPIDMACWDIAGQAAELPIADLMGGGSRTPRPIASSVGAKTVEETREVMERYRSRGYIAHSVKIGGNVERDIARVRDVESIRRPGEIVLYDVNRGWTRQQALRVMSACEDLNVMFEQPGETLDDIAAISGLHASPVSVDESLVTLQDAARIAREGIAEIFGIKLNRVGGLTKAARMRDIALAHGIDMFVMATGGTVLADTEALHLAATITDDNCHAVWSCQDMITVDIAGGRGPRNIDGHLHLPETPGLGVHPDENTLGDPEAVYK, from the coding sequence ATGAAGATCAAGTCCATTACCGTTTATCAGGTGGACCTGCCGTTAGAGCATCCCTATTGGCTGTCTGGCGGTCGGTTGAAGTTCGAAACCCTCGACGCGACGATTGTGAAAATCGAAACCGACGCCGGACTGGTAGGCTGGGGTGAGGGTACCCCATGGGGGCACACCTATGTTCCTGCCCACGGACCAGGCATTCGCGCCGGTATCCAGACGATGGCCCCGTTCATTCTGGGTCTCGATCCGCGCAAGGTTTTGGATGTGGAACGGGCGATGGATCTGGCCTTGCCCGGGCATCTTTACGCCAAAAGCCCGATCGACATGGCCTGTTGGGACATTGCCGGTCAGGCGGCGGAACTGCCCATTGCTGATCTGATGGGCGGCGGATCGCGCACACCGCGCCCGATTGCTTCGTCGGTAGGGGCAAAGACTGTCGAAGAAACCCGAGAGGTGATGGAACGCTATCGCAGCCGGGGTTACATCGCCCATTCGGTAAAGATCGGCGGCAACGTGGAACGCGACATCGCACGTGTTCGCGATGTAGAGAGCATCCGGCGACCGGGAGAGATTGTCCTGTATGACGTGAATCGCGGTTGGACGCGGCAACAGGCCCTGCGGGTGATGAGCGCCTGCGAAGACCTGAACGTTATGTTCGAACAGCCGGGTGAGACGTTGGATGATATTGCTGCGATCTCGGGGTTGCATGCCTCGCCTGTCTCTGTGGATGAAAGCCTCGTGACCTTGCAGGATGCCGCCCGGATTGCCCGCGAGGGTATTGCCGAGATCTTTGGGATCAAACTTAACCGGGTTGGTGGATTGACCAAGGCTGCCCGGATGCGGGATATCGCGCTGGCCCATGGCATCGATATGTTTGTAATGGCAACCGGCGGCACGGTTCTGGCCGATACCGAAGCACTGCATTTGGCGGCCACGATCACGGATGACAATTGCCATGCGGTATGGTCCTGTCAGGACATGATCACCGTCGACATTGCGGGCGGGCGTGGGCCGCGCAATATTGACGGTCACCTGCACTTGCCTGAAACTCCGGGGCTGGGTGTGCACCCTGATGAAAACACGCTGGGAGATCCTGAAGCCGTGTACAAATAG
- a CDS encoding aspartate aminotransferase family protein has product MLKIHTQSEWIDRARAVLPAGGFGNFDPGIVIARGEGSRVWDEDGNEYVDYLIGSGPMLLGHGHPEVMEAVLEQLPQGMTFFANNRKGIELAEAIIEAVPCCEQVRFVASGGEADMYAIRLARAYTGRNKILKFEGGYHGMSAEAQMSLAPSRRVNFPQAVPDSAGIPDSVAEQMLIAPFNDLEAVAALLDEHDDVAAIMVEPLQRIIPPLPGYLQGLRDLCDKHDVLLIFDEIVTGFRLAYGGAQERYGVTPDICTLGKITGGGFPLAALGASAEIMKHFDKSKVGEDGWLMQLGTLSGNPIAAAAGLKTMEILRRDGAYDRLRSIGRQLQDMQTEALNEAGVPHRICGDETLFDIYFTKAECRDYRSASHDDPARNTSYNAALRSHGIFKAPGKLYPSLAVTDVDLNQTREAVRHAVAAIS; this is encoded by the coding sequence ATGTTGAAGATCCACACTCAATCCGAATGGATCGACCGTGCAAGGGCGGTATTGCCAGCGGGCGGGTTCGGCAATTTCGACCCGGGCATCGTCATCGCCCGGGGCGAAGGCAGTCGTGTCTGGGACGAAGACGGAAACGAATATGTCGACTACCTGATCGGGTCCGGCCCCATGCTGCTGGGGCATGGCCACCCCGAGGTGATGGAGGCCGTGCTGGAACAGCTTCCGCAAGGCATGACCTTCTTTGCCAATAACAGAAAGGGTATCGAACTGGCCGAAGCCATCATCGAGGCCGTTCCCTGCTGTGAACAGGTGCGGTTTGTTGCGTCAGGTGGCGAAGCTGACATGTATGCCATTCGGCTGGCACGGGCCTATACGGGTCGCAACAAGATCCTCAAGTTCGAGGGCGGGTACCACGGGATGAGCGCCGAAGCGCAGATGAGTCTGGCGCCCAGCCGTCGGGTCAATTTCCCTCAGGCCGTGCCCGACAGTGCCGGGATCCCAGACAGCGTCGCCGAACAGATGCTGATCGCGCCGTTCAATGATCTTGAGGCTGTCGCGGCCTTGTTGGATGAACATGACGATGTGGCGGCGATCATGGTCGAGCCGTTGCAGCGGATCATTCCGCCCTTGCCCGGGTACCTGCAAGGGCTGAGGGATTTGTGCGACAAACACGATGTGCTGCTGATCTTCGATGAGATCGTCACAGGGTTCCGTCTGGCATATGGCGGGGCGCAGGAACGTTATGGCGTGACCCCGGATATCTGCACGTTGGGCAAGATCACGGGTGGCGGGTTTCCTTTGGCCGCTTTGGGCGCCAGCGCCGAGATCATGAAGCATTTTGACAAATCGAAAGTCGGTGAAGACGGCTGGTTGATGCAATTGGGCACTTTGTCAGGCAATCCTATCGCTGCGGCTGCAGGTTTGAAGACAATGGAGATTCTGCGTCGAGACGGGGCTTATGACCGTCTGCGCAGCATCGGCCGACAGCTGCAAGATATGCAGACCGAGGCGCTCAACGAAGCGGGTGTTCCGCATCGGATTTGCGGTGACGAGACTTTGTTCGACATCTATTTTACCAAGGCCGAATGCAGGGATTACCGCAGCGCCAGTCATGATGACCCTGCGCGCAACACATCATATAACGCGGCTTTGAGGTCGCATGGGATATTCAAAGCCCCGGGCAAGCTGTACCCGTCTCTGGCGGTGACCGACGTCGATCTGAACCAGACCCGAGAGGCCGTGCGTCACGCGGTTGCGGCAATTTCCTGA
- the hemC gene encoding hydroxymethylbilane synthase, which yields MTVNLPTPASPLRIGTRGSPLALAQAHETRQRLSDAFDLPEDAFEIVVIKTTGDNRAMIDADRPLKEIGNKGLFTKEIEEAMLRTEIDIAVHSTKDMPVAQPDGLVLDTFLPREDVRDAFISPRLGSIHDLPEGAVVGTSSLRRRAQLLSRRPDLKVVEFRGNVQTRLKKLEDGVADCTFLAMAGIRRLGMDDVPASAISPDDMLPAIAQGTIGIERRSDDMRAAEMLEAIHHAETGQRLAAERTLLDALDGSCETPIAGLAELDGGTLRLRGEVLRPDGTETANRDMTAPIEDGPEMARAMAAELLAQAGPDLFDWKKSK from the coding sequence ATGACTGTGAATTTGCCCACACCCGCATCGCCCCTCAGAATCGGCACCCGTGGTTCTCCGCTTGCGCTGGCGCAGGCCCATGAAACACGCCAACGCCTGAGTGATGCCTTCGACCTGCCCGAAGACGCATTCGAGATCGTTGTGATCAAAACCACGGGTGACAATCGCGCCATGATCGATGCTGATCGACCGCTGAAAGAGATCGGCAACAAGGGCCTGTTCACCAAAGAAATCGAAGAAGCGATGCTGCGCACCGAAATCGACATCGCCGTGCATTCGACCAAAGACATGCCAGTCGCACAGCCCGACGGTTTGGTGCTGGATACATTCCTGCCACGTGAAGACGTAAGGGATGCATTTATCTCACCGCGCCTGGGTTCCATCCACGACCTGCCCGAGGGGGCCGTTGTCGGCACTTCCTCGCTGCGCCGTCGGGCACAATTGCTGAGTCGCCGCCCTGATCTGAAGGTGGTCGAGTTTCGCGGAAACGTGCAGACGCGGCTGAAAAAGCTGGAAGATGGCGTGGCAGATTGCACCTTTTTGGCGATGGCCGGTATTCGCCGCTTGGGTATGGATGATGTCCCGGCCAGCGCCATTTCCCCTGACGATATGCTGCCCGCCATCGCGCAAGGCACCATCGGCATTGAACGGCGCAGCGACGACATGCGCGCAGCAGAAATGCTTGAGGCGATACATCACGCGGAAACCGGCCAACGGCTGGCGGCCGAACGTACGTTGCTGGATGCGCTGGACGGGTCATGCGAAACACCGATCGCGGGTCTGGCCGAGCTGGATGGCGGCACTCTCAGGTTGCGAGGCGAGGTTCTGCGACCAGATGGAACTGAAACCGCCAACCGGGATATGACAGCCCCAATAGAAGACGGTCCGGAAATGGCCCGCGCGATGGCCGCCGAACTGCTTGCGCAAGCAGGCCCGGATTTATTCGATTGGAAAAAATCAAAATAA
- the hemE gene encoding uroporphyrinogen decarboxylase has translation MAETKKLLRALAGEVQDVPPIWMMRQAGRYLPEYRATRAQAGDFLSLCYNPELAAEVTLQPIRRYGFDAAILFADILLVPQALGADLWFVTGEGPRLSTITQQSEFDVLKPVDAIHETLTPVYETVRILSQELPSETTLIGFAGAPWTVATYMIAGRGTPDQGPAHALREGNTALFEALLDRITAATIEYLSAQIEAGAEVVKIFDSWAGSLKGEAFQKYAVEPCRVITQAIKKRHPGIPVIGFPREAGDGYIGFAKATGVDCVALDNSVSPEWAAEHVQADGCVQGNLASSHMVTGGQALVDETRRIVEAFSKGPHIFNLGHGITPDADPENVQLMIDTVRGR, from the coding sequence ATGGCCGAGACAAAGAAACTGCTGCGGGCTCTGGCGGGTGAGGTTCAGGACGTGCCGCCGATCTGGATGATGCGCCAGGCGGGTCGGTATTTGCCCGAATATCGCGCCACCCGCGCGCAGGCCGGTGATTTCCTGTCCTTGTGCTATAACCCTGAGCTGGCCGCCGAAGTCACATTGCAACCGATCCGGCGATATGGGTTTGATGCCGCGATCCTGTTTGCTGATATCCTGTTGGTACCGCAGGCGCTGGGCGCGGATCTGTGGTTTGTGACCGGTGAAGGCCCGCGCCTGTCGACGATCACGCAGCAATCCGAGTTTGACGTGTTGAAGCCGGTTGACGCGATTCATGAAACACTGACACCGGTTTATGAAACGGTGCGCATTCTGTCACAGGAATTACCGTCGGAAACCACTTTGATCGGGTTTGCTGGCGCGCCGTGGACGGTGGCCACCTACATGATCGCGGGGCGCGGCACGCCAGATCAGGGTCCCGCGCACGCGTTGCGGGAAGGGAACACCGCGCTGTTTGAGGCTTTGTTGGATCGCATCACCGCCGCAACGATCGAGTACCTGTCCGCGCAAATCGAAGCCGGGGCCGAGGTGGTCAAGATCTTTGACAGTTGGGCGGGGTCATTGAAAGGCGAGGCGTTCCAGAAATACGCGGTCGAACCGTGCCGGGTGATTACTCAGGCCATTAAGAAACGCCATCCAGGCATTCCGGTCATTGGATTCCCGCGTGAGGCGGGCGATGGGTATATCGGGTTTGCCAAAGCAACCGGTGTGGACTGTGTTGCGCTGGACAATTCGGTGTCGCCGGAATGGGCGGCCGAGCATGTGCAAGCTGATGGCTGTGTGCAGGGCAATCTGGCCTCGTCTCATATGGTGACGGGCGGGCAGGCGCTGGTGGACGAGACGCGACGCATTGTCGAGGCGTTCTCGAAAGGGCCACACATCTTCAACCTGGGGCATGGCATCACACCGGATGCGGATCCTGAGAACGTGCAGCTGATGATCGACACGGTGCGTGGGCGGTAA
- a CDS encoding CaiB/BaiF CoA-transferase family protein, translating into MLKGIRVVEIEGLGPGPFAAMQLADLGADVITIHRKSGAVTPGMPERSLLDRGKRSIALDLKDPDDLETALCLIATADALIEGFRPGVMEKLGLGPDACLTRNPKLVYGRMTGWGQDGPLSDTAGHDLNYIALSGALWYASQPGQPPQTPATLVGDIGGGSMYLVAGILAGLIHAQRTGEGTVVDAAIYDGSAHMMNLLMTMRQTGNLSDTRGESLLDGPHWSRTYTCADGGFITVQCLEPKFYAQFLQILGLAQDTAFQNQYDRTLWPDLTQSLADIFASQPRDHWEALFRGTDACVAPVLSPQEALDHPMNTHRNSWQDVDGTLQSAAAPRFSNHQWNPSPSPARGEHTKEILEQLKEPR; encoded by the coding sequence ATGCTAAAAGGAATTCGTGTCGTCGAAATTGAGGGGCTGGGTCCCGGCCCGTTTGCCGCCATGCAATTGGCCGATTTGGGCGCTGATGTGATAACCATTCATCGCAAAAGCGGTGCCGTCACACCCGGAATGCCAGAACGCTCACTTCTGGATCGCGGCAAGCGGTCCATCGCGCTTGACCTGAAAGACCCTGATGACCTGGAAACCGCCCTGTGTCTGATCGCCACCGCAGATGCCTTGATCGAAGGCTTCCGCCCCGGCGTGATGGAAAAACTGGGCCTTGGCCCCGACGCTTGCCTGACCCGCAACCCAAAACTGGTCTATGGTCGTATGACCGGCTGGGGTCAGGATGGCCCGCTGTCTGACACTGCCGGGCATGATCTCAACTATATCGCCCTGTCCGGCGCGCTTTGGTATGCCTCTCAACCCGGCCAACCCCCGCAGACACCTGCAACTCTGGTGGGCGATATTGGCGGTGGTTCCATGTATCTGGTCGCAGGTATTCTGGCCGGTCTGATCCATGCGCAACGCACTGGTGAAGGCACAGTTGTCGATGCCGCAATCTACGACGGTTCAGCCCATATGATGAACCTTCTGATGACCATGCGCCAAACAGGCAATCTGTCCGACACGCGCGGCGAAAGCCTGCTGGACGGCCCACACTGGAGCCGAACTTACACCTGCGCCGATGGTGGCTTCATCACCGTCCAATGCCTTGAACCCAAGTTTTACGCCCAGTTCTTGCAGATCCTGGGTCTCGCTCAAGATACCGCTTTCCAGAACCAATATGATCGCACACTCTGGCCTGATCTGACCCAAAGCCTTGCCGATATTTTCGCCAGTCAACCCCGCGACCATTGGGAAGCCTTATTCCGTGGCACGGATGCCTGCGTCGCCCCTGTGCTCAGCCCGCAAGAGGCGCTGGACCACCCTATGAACACTCACCGCAACAGCTGGCAAGACGTCGACGGTACCCTGCAATCCGCAGCCGCGCCGCGATTTTCTAATCACCAATGGAACCCCAGCCCCAGCCCCGCACGCGGTGAACACACAAAGGAAATTCTCGAGCAGCTCAAAGAGCCACGCTGA
- a CDS encoding ABC transporter ATP-binding protein — MTTILSIRDLRKSYADGFEALKGVSLDIEEGEILALLGPNGAGKTTLISTICGITTPSSGEVTVGGHDIQTDYRAARRMIGLVPQEIALEPFEKVWNTVRLSRGLFGLGKNNARIEEILRKLSLWDKRDNAIKELSGGMKRRVLIAKALAHEPRVLFLDEPTAGVDVELRKDMWEIVAELKQDGVTIILTTHYIEEAEAIADRVGVIDKGELLLVQDKDALMAQMGKKQIEVMLTEPIAQIPDSLALHNLTLNGAGDVLIYTYDTHADRTGITTLLNDVSQAGLILRDVQTRQSSLEEIFVNLVSGEMA; from the coding sequence ATGACGACAATTTTGTCCATCAGAGATCTGCGCAAGTCTTACGCCGATGGGTTTGAGGCGCTGAAAGGTGTGTCTTTGGACATTGAAGAGGGTGAGATTCTTGCCCTGCTGGGACCAAACGGTGCCGGAAAGACAACCTTGATCTCGACCATCTGCGGGATCACCACCCCGAGTTCCGGTGAGGTCACGGTGGGAGGGCATGATATTCAGACCGATTACCGCGCTGCGCGCAGGATGATCGGTCTTGTGCCGCAGGAAATTGCGCTGGAACCGTTTGAGAAGGTCTGGAACACGGTGCGCCTGTCGCGGGGACTGTTCGGGCTTGGCAAAAACAATGCGCGGATCGAAGAGATTCTGCGGAAACTATCCCTCTGGGACAAACGCGACAACGCGATCAAGGAGTTGTCTGGCGGCATGAAACGCCGGGTGCTTATCGCCAAAGCATTGGCTCATGAGCCCCGCGTTCTGTTTCTGGATGAACCCACTGCCGGTGTGGATGTCGAGCTGCGAAAAGACATGTGGGAAATCGTGGCCGAGCTTAAACAGGACGGGGTCACCATCATTCTGACCACCCACTACATCGAAGAGGCCGAAGCCATCGCAGATCGTGTGGGGGTTATCGACAAGGGTGAGCTGCTGTTGGTGCAGGACAAGGACGCGCTGATGGCGCAGATGGGTAAAAAGCAAATCGAGGTCATGCTGACAGAGCCAATCGCGCAGATTCCTGACAGTCTTGCGCTGCATAATTTGACGCTGAATGGCGCGGGGGATGTCTTGATTTACACCTATGACACCCACGCGGATCGGACGGGTATCACAACTTTGCTGAATGACGTTTCACAAGCCGGGTTGATCCTGCGGGACGTGCAGACACGGCAATCGAGTCTGGAAGAGATATTCGTCAACCTTGTATCCGGAGAAATGGCATGA
- a CDS encoding ABC transporter permease, whose translation MNWTAIAAIYRFEMTRFFRTLAQSFFSPVLSTSLYFVVFGTAIGSRIQEVEGVSYGAFIVPGLIMLSVVMLSISNASFGIYFPKFLGTIYELLSAPVNFIEIVIGYVGAAATKALFVGLVILATATFFVDIRIEHPFAMAAFLILSCLSFSLLGFIIGIWASNFEQMSLVPQLVVTPLIFLGGTFYSISMLPPLWQTITLFNPVVYLISGFRWSFYGLADVPIVFSLLAILAFTGVCLAVIGWIFKTGWRIRS comes from the coding sequence ATGAACTGGACTGCAATTGCCGCCATCTACCGGTTCGAAATGACCCGGTTCTTCCGCACCCTCGCGCAAAGCTTTTTCTCGCCGGTTCTGTCCACGTCTTTGTACTTCGTGGTCTTTGGCACGGCTATCGGCAGTCGCATTCAAGAGGTTGAAGGCGTCTCATATGGTGCGTTTATCGTGCCGGGGCTGATCATGCTGTCGGTGGTGATGCTGTCGATTTCGAACGCGTCTTTCGGGATATATTTCCCGAAGTTTCTGGGCACCATCTACGAGCTTCTGTCCGCGCCGGTCAATTTCATCGAGATCGTGATCGGATATGTAGGTGCCGCAGCCACCAAAGCGCTGTTTGTGGGTTTGGTGATATTGGCAACCGCTACCTTTTTTGTGGATATTCGGATTGAACATCCCTTTGCCATGGCTGCGTTCCTGATCCTGTCCTGTCTCAGTTTTTCTTTATTGGGCTTCATCATTGGAATCTGGGCCAGCAATTTCGAACAGATGTCGTTGGTGCCTCAGCTTGTTGTGACGCCCCTGATATTTCTGGGGGGTACGTTTTATTCGATCTCGATGCTGCCACCGCTGTGGCAGACCATCACATTGTTCAATCCGGTCGTTTATCTGATTTCGGGGTTCCGTTGGTCTTTTTACGGGCTGGCCGATGTGCCGATTGTCTTTAGTCTGCTGGCCATTCTGGCTTTTACAGGTGTTTGTCTGGCGGTCATTGGCTGGATTTTCAAAACCGGTTGGCGCATACGCAGCTGA